Proteins encoded in a region of the Halioglobus maricola genome:
- a CDS encoding outer membrane lipoprotein-sorting protein, whose product MKWLPLVLAFALGTASAADDISAQDIIRKAMDHYRGQTSYSEMTMVIHRPDWERSMTMRGWSEGDKKTLVRVTEPKKDAGNGTLSVDSNMWTYAPKINRVIKVPSSMMSQNWMGSDFSNKDISKDTAIIEDYDHSLLETREHEGLQVWVIESIPHEEAAVVWGREVLSVREDWVLLEQQFWDQDGELVKTLKAHEIREMGGRMTATRLRMAKVDTPNEWTEVRTEAVEYDLELPGNLFTLSNLRNPRQ is encoded by the coding sequence ATGAAATGGCTTCCGCTAGTGTTGGCATTCGCCCTTGGTACCGCAAGCGCCGCTGACGATATCAGTGCCCAGGACATTATCCGCAAGGCGATGGATCACTATCGCGGGCAAACCTCCTATTCAGAGATGACGATGGTCATCCATCGGCCCGATTGGGAACGCAGCATGACCATGCGCGGCTGGAGTGAGGGAGATAAGAAGACCCTGGTGCGTGTTACTGAGCCGAAGAAAGATGCTGGCAATGGCACTCTCTCTGTCGACAGCAACATGTGGACTTACGCCCCCAAGATCAATCGCGTGATCAAGGTGCCCTCGTCAATGATGAGCCAAAACTGGATGGGCTCGGATTTTTCCAACAAGGACATCAGCAAAGATACCGCCATCATCGAAGACTACGATCACTCCTTGCTGGAAACCCGCGAACACGAGGGGCTGCAGGTCTGGGTGATTGAATCAATTCCGCACGAAGAAGCAGCGGTAGTGTGGGGGCGCGAGGTGTTGAGCGTTCGCGAGGACTGGGTGTTGCTGGAGCAGCAGTTCTGGGACCAGGACGGTGAGCTGGTCAAGACTCTCAAAGCCCACGAGATTCGTGAGATGGGCGGCCGAATGACGGCTACGCGGCTGCGCATGGCGAAAGTGGACACCCCCAATGAGTGGACCGAAGTGCGCACCGAGGCGGTGGAGTATGACCTTGAGCTGCCGGGCAATCTGTTCACGCTCTCCAATCTGAGAAACCCGCGCCAGTGA
- a CDS encoding DUF3080 family protein has protein sequence MRFFLLPLFCLLPSLMLAACDASDHNQPFATYLARLERTLDRPATQPHLAVSTPRRPRTGQLRIAVPADDLDVLDFMDLRGCTLQETIGKRNSVLGRHARDSQRLLLELEFLRRAPACIEMLRRDGDNALAEQLTRNMATKHEQLPARIFNATLGNDEYARFWRPATLSRQYPDSTSSAPVAALASVNALASRWLAGDYAADNREFELLLYDLSIGDGGTLWLALDQQAAWLDAANSVLATYAANGPMCRGQIRPEAADILPAVVKRFFIQDIQPRAAKLGQRYHQLLPPVQALETLLEDALPDNYRSWQRRRDQDLENYRDAPRFHVRQLQTLLGSCGGINGN, from the coding sequence ATGCGTTTTTTCCTGCTGCCACTGTTCTGCCTGCTTCCCTCTCTCATGCTAGCGGCCTGTGACGCATCCGATCACAACCAACCGTTCGCTACCTATCTGGCGAGGCTGGAGAGGACCCTGGATCGCCCTGCGACTCAGCCTCACCTGGCGGTGAGCACGCCCCGCCGCCCTCGAACAGGCCAGCTGCGTATCGCCGTGCCTGCTGACGATCTGGATGTCCTGGACTTTATGGACCTGCGCGGCTGCACGTTGCAAGAGACCATCGGCAAGCGCAACAGCGTCCTCGGACGGCACGCACGCGACTCACAGCGCCTGTTGCTGGAACTCGAATTCCTGCGCCGGGCGCCCGCCTGTATCGAAATGCTACGACGCGATGGTGACAATGCACTGGCGGAACAATTAACCAGAAACATGGCGACAAAGCACGAGCAGCTGCCGGCACGCATTTTCAACGCCACCCTGGGTAACGATGAGTACGCGCGTTTCTGGCGCCCTGCAACACTGTCGCGACAATACCCGGACAGCACCTCTTCCGCCCCGGTGGCAGCATTGGCCTCTGTTAATGCGCTGGCAAGCCGCTGGCTGGCAGGCGACTACGCAGCAGACAATCGTGAATTCGAGTTACTGCTCTATGATCTCTCCATTGGTGACGGAGGCACACTGTGGCTGGCTCTGGATCAACAGGCGGCATGGCTTGATGCCGCCAACAGCGTTCTGGCGACGTACGCTGCCAACGGGCCAATGTGCCGCGGACAAATCAGGCCAGAGGCCGCAGACATTCTTCCTGCGGTAGTTAAGCGATTTTTTATCCAGGATATACAGCCCCGAGCCGCCAAGCTGGGCCAGCGCTATCACCAACTGCTACCACCAGTACAGGCGCTGGAAACCTTGCTTGAGGACGCGCTCCCAGACAACTATCGCAGCTGGCAAAGACGGCGCGACCAAGATCTCGAGAACTACCGCGATGCCCCGAGATTTCACGTCAGGCAACTGCAGACATTGCTTGGAAGCTGCGGTGGCATCAACGGGAACTGA
- a CDS encoding DUF4136 domain-containing protein, with the protein MKSWKRISATFLTLTAALLLGACTTPPKPVFDYKQDYDFTKVRNIALYKGSGQVSGDNPLQLSDFQKERIDDALMDTLRMKGFNVVDDASQADMLLTWHLGTQDKTDVRTYETPASMSAGYGRYGGYNRYSMYNCWNCTNTEVRVSNYTEGTFIIDMIDPELRKSVWRSVTQSKLKGKKDEDEPGEINEAAQRVLAEFPPL; encoded by the coding sequence ATGAAAAGCTGGAAGCGTATTTCCGCAACCTTCCTGACCCTCACTGCAGCCCTGTTGCTGGGTGCGTGCACGACCCCACCGAAGCCTGTATTTGACTACAAGCAGGACTACGACTTCACCAAGGTACGCAACATTGCTCTCTACAAGGGCTCCGGCCAGGTGAGCGGCGACAACCCCCTGCAGCTGAGTGATTTCCAGAAAGAGCGCATTGACGACGCCCTGATGGATACACTGCGCATGAAGGGCTTTAACGTCGTCGACGATGCCAGCCAGGCAGACATGCTACTCACCTGGCACCTGGGCACCCAGGACAAAACTGATGTCCGCACCTACGAGACGCCCGCCAGCATGAGCGCCGGCTACGGCCGCTACGGCGGTTACAACCGCTACAGTATGTACAACTGCTGGAACTGCACCAACACAGAGGTTCGGGTCAGCAACTACACCGAGGGCACTTTCATTATCGATATGATTGACCCGGAACTGAGGAAAAGTGTGTGGCGCTCTGTGACCCAGTCCAAACTCAAGGGCAAGAAAGACGAGGATGAGCCGGGTGAAATCAACGAAGCAGCCCAGCGCGTACTCGCTGAGTTCCCGCCTCTATAA
- a CDS encoding glycoside hydrolase family 3 protein yields the protein MKSSATLTIEQCIALKLMVDIRLFDSGTGSEPVRQLPANLVQALRDIQPGGVILFRENLADIAQICELTAELRRCISPELLVGVDQEGGCVTRLPRRECTSFSGNMALAACSPGDRATLAGDMARAQAAELLALGINVNFVPSLDVNSNPANPVIHVRAFGDDPEVVAELGSAVTDGIQDGGVAASLKHFPGHGDTSQDSHTGLPLVSRSAAEAHAIDLKPFATVIARSDPAMVMTAHIQYPSLDSSTLSGNGVVRPATLSRRILTDLLRGELGFEGVVITDAMDMGAISQMLSPLEATLECFRAGADIALMPLLLRDTASLLALRALVDDLAAAVRAGELDEAELRTSALRVAAMRAEYALPEPSAETSSKPRAGRALANEAHRELEARIAAGSVTALQGEGGLPASVSSVHLLMPNAESASAMAMALTQMRPELEITYQSLTALDLALEREQVRACDAYVVGVSEPAISAVVVGGAEDLPGLADQRPATVLKALLAEAQGCHRGVVMLNSPYRAKEFYALADTVLASYDGAAVGLEGIPGPAYIALAAVLAGARAPTGHLPVSL from the coding sequence ATGAAATCCTCCGCCACCCTGACTATAGAGCAATGTATTGCGCTCAAGCTGATGGTGGATATCCGCCTGTTCGACAGTGGTACTGGGTCCGAGCCGGTGCGGCAGCTGCCAGCCAATCTTGTGCAGGCCCTGCGAGATATCCAGCCAGGCGGGGTGATTTTGTTTCGGGAAAATCTGGCCGATATCGCACAGATCTGCGAGTTGACCGCCGAGCTGCGCCGCTGTATCTCGCCCGAGCTGCTTGTCGGTGTCGATCAGGAAGGGGGGTGCGTGACCCGCTTGCCGCGCCGTGAATGCACCAGTTTTAGTGGCAATATGGCTCTGGCTGCCTGCTCTCCCGGCGATCGCGCGACGCTGGCGGGTGACATGGCACGGGCCCAGGCAGCGGAGCTACTGGCACTGGGAATCAATGTGAATTTCGTGCCCAGCCTGGATGTGAACAGCAATCCCGCGAACCCCGTCATTCATGTACGCGCCTTTGGCGATGATCCCGAGGTGGTGGCCGAGCTGGGAAGTGCGGTCACTGACGGCATTCAGGACGGTGGTGTTGCCGCCTCCCTGAAGCACTTCCCGGGCCATGGAGATACTAGCCAGGACAGTCACACTGGGCTGCCACTGGTGAGCAGAAGCGCGGCCGAGGCCCACGCTATCGATTTGAAGCCTTTTGCGACTGTCATCGCTCGCTCTGATCCCGCAATGGTGATGACTGCACATATTCAGTACCCATCGTTGGATAGCAGCACCCTGTCGGGTAATGGCGTGGTGCGCCCGGCCACCCTGTCGCGCAGGATTCTTACCGACCTGCTGCGCGGTGAACTGGGCTTTGAGGGTGTGGTGATCACCGACGCTATGGATATGGGTGCCATCAGCCAGATGCTGTCACCGCTGGAAGCGACCCTGGAGTGCTTCCGGGCGGGCGCGGATATCGCATTGATGCCACTGCTTCTGCGTGATACCGCAAGCCTCCTTGCGTTGCGCGCTCTGGTCGATGATCTCGCTGCCGCCGTTCGCGCCGGCGAGCTCGATGAAGCTGAACTGCGGACATCTGCGTTGAGGGTTGCTGCCATGCGTGCAGAGTACGCCTTGCCCGAGCCCTCAGCTGAAACCTCATCTAAGCCCAGGGCAGGGCGCGCATTGGCCAACGAGGCGCATCGCGAACTTGAGGCCCGGATAGCTGCCGGTAGTGTCACCGCCTTGCAAGGTGAGGGCGGCTTGCCTGCAAGCGTATCAAGCGTGCACCTGTTGATGCCCAATGCAGAATCGGCGAGCGCGATGGCAATGGCGCTTACCCAGATGCGGCCAGAATTGGAGATTACATATCAGTCACTCACGGCGCTCGATCTGGCGCTTGAGCGCGAGCAGGTCAGGGCGTGTGATGCTTATGTTGTCGGCGTCAGTGAGCCGGCTATCAGTGCGGTGGTTGTCGGTGGCGCGGAAGATTTACCCGGGCTGGCCGACCAGCGCCCTGCTACGGTTTTGAAAGCCCTGCTGGCCGAGGCCCAGGGCTGTCATCGAGGTGTGGTAATGCTTAACTCGCCGTACCGCGCGAAAGAGTTTTACGCTTTGGCGGACACTGTGTTGGCCAGCTATGACGGCGCTGCGGTGGGCCTGGAGGGAATACCTGGCCCGGCTTATATTGCTCTGGCAGCTGTACTGGCAGGGGCCAGGGCCCCCACCGGTCATTTGCCTGTCAGCTTATAG
- the murA gene encoding UDP-N-acetylglucosamine 1-carboxyvinyltransferase: MDSIIVRGGRRLDGTVSTSGSKNAALPILFASLLADGRHEFENVPHLKDIQSTEQLLESLGASCHRDGEKFIVDVQSGGDHVADYDMVRKMRAGILCLGPLLARYGEARVSLPGGCAIGSRPIDLHIETMRRLGADISSDGGYVIARAQRLVGGRILFEKVTVGGTENALMAASLASGTTVIENAAKEPEVVDLAHCLIGMGARIEGVGTSVITVEGVESLSPARHRIIPDRIEAGTLLLAGAITGGNVTVDKCIPEHLSSLVDKLRDAGFRIDVADDAITVKAAEGCRAVDISTAPYPGFPTDLQAQLMALMTQAKGTSVVTEGIFENRFMHVQELVRLGADITPMTQVAVVRGEHDGLSGAQVMATDLRASASLVLAGLVAEGETEVSRIYHLDRGYEHLEKKLASLGADIERRTEEQPLADEP; this comes from the coding sequence TTGGATTCCATCATCGTCAGAGGCGGCCGCCGCCTGGACGGCACCGTCTCTACCAGCGGCTCAAAAAACGCCGCACTGCCCATCCTGTTCGCCTCTCTGTTGGCCGACGGGCGGCACGAATTTGAGAACGTCCCTCATCTGAAAGACATCCAGTCAACCGAGCAATTGCTGGAGTCTCTGGGTGCCAGTTGCCACCGGGACGGCGAGAAGTTCATCGTCGACGTCCAGTCCGGCGGCGACCATGTCGCAGACTATGACATGGTGCGCAAGATGCGCGCGGGCATACTGTGTTTGGGCCCCCTGCTGGCCCGTTACGGTGAGGCCAGGGTTAGCCTGCCCGGTGGTTGCGCCATCGGCTCACGCCCGATCGACCTGCACATAGAAACCATGCGTCGCCTCGGCGCAGACATCAGCAGCGACGGTGGCTACGTGATCGCGCGGGCCCAGCGTCTCGTTGGCGGACGCATCCTGTTCGAGAAAGTCACTGTGGGTGGTACCGAGAATGCCCTGATGGCCGCCAGCCTCGCCAGCGGCACCACGGTGATCGAAAACGCGGCCAAGGAGCCGGAGGTTGTCGATCTCGCTCACTGCCTGATCGGCATGGGCGCCCGGATCGAAGGTGTGGGCACCAGTGTGATCACAGTCGAGGGGGTCGAATCTCTCAGCCCAGCAAGACACCGCATCATCCCGGATCGCATTGAGGCAGGAACCCTGTTGCTGGCCGGCGCCATCACCGGGGGCAATGTCACCGTGGACAAGTGCATCCCCGAGCACCTGTCATCGCTGGTAGACAAGCTGCGCGACGCGGGCTTCCGTATCGATGTCGCCGACGACGCCATCACCGTGAAAGCCGCCGAGGGATGTCGCGCCGTGGACATTTCCACCGCGCCCTACCCGGGCTTCCCGACTGATCTACAGGCCCAGCTAATGGCCCTGATGACCCAGGCAAAGGGCACGTCAGTCGTCACCGAGGGCATCTTCGAAAACCGCTTTATGCACGTACAGGAACTGGTGCGCCTGGGGGCCGATATCACCCCCATGACCCAGGTTGCCGTGGTCCGTGGCGAGCACGATGGACTCAGCGGCGCTCAGGTAATGGCTACCGACCTGCGCGCCAGTGCCAGCCTGGTTTTGGCGGGCCTGGTTGCTGAAGGTGAGACTGAGGTCAGCCGCATCTATCACCTGGATCGCGGCTACGAGCACCTTGAGAAAAAACTCGCCAGCCTCGGTGCAGACATTGAGCGCCGCACTGAAGAACAACCCCTGGCCGACGAACCGTAA
- a CDS encoding phytanoyl-CoA dioxygenase family protein, translating to MSNEESGRDDPRFRQIDSIDQYVGKDLAGTHGFTRPDEADAVDSEIIDCEHGQLMRDGYLILRDLVSLAELEELREQSRPLLEKMGRNSFEGERTQRIYGVPEKLRAADRFIEHPHILAHLDRLLMPNYLLSQAQVINILTGSPAQPLHIDDGFYPWPRPRPALSVATVFAVDDFTEENGATVAIPGSHLWAEDRFPQDSDPRIRAVMPAGSAILFLGNLWHGGGENQSGASRLAITAQYCEPWLRTQENYFLSVSRETAAEVSENMRRMLGYSIHPPFMGMVEGMHPKRKLPLTDQP from the coding sequence ATGAGCAATGAAGAAAGTGGACGCGATGATCCGCGGTTCAGGCAGATCGATTCCATTGACCAGTATGTGGGCAAGGATCTGGCAGGCACGCATGGCTTTACCCGCCCGGATGAGGCCGATGCCGTCGATTCGGAGATTATCGATTGTGAGCACGGGCAGTTGATGCGCGATGGGTACCTTATTCTGCGGGACCTGGTCAGCCTGGCCGAGCTGGAAGAGCTGCGCGAGCAATCCCGGCCGTTGCTCGAAAAGATGGGGCGCAATTCATTTGAAGGCGAGCGAACCCAGCGGATATACGGCGTGCCGGAAAAGCTTCGCGCGGCGGATCGTTTCATCGAGCACCCTCATATTCTCGCCCATCTTGACCGGCTGCTGATGCCGAACTACCTGCTCTCGCAGGCGCAGGTGATCAATATACTGACCGGCTCGCCGGCCCAGCCCCTGCATATCGACGACGGTTTCTATCCCTGGCCGCGTCCACGGCCAGCGCTCTCCGTCGCTACAGTATTCGCTGTGGATGACTTTACCGAGGAAAACGGCGCTACAGTGGCCATTCCCGGGAGTCATTTGTGGGCTGAAGACCGCTTTCCGCAGGACAGCGACCCGCGCATAAGAGCGGTGATGCCCGCGGGGTCAGCGATTCTGTTCCTGGGCAACCTGTGGCACGGCGGTGGAGAAAATCAGAGCGGTGCCAGCCGTTTGGCGATCACCGCCCAGTACTGCGAGCCGTGGCTGAGAACCCAGGAGAATTATTTCCTGTCTGTGTCCAGGGAGACCGCTGCTGAGGTCTCGGAGAACATGCGGCGCATGCTGGGGTATTCCATTCACCCGCCTTTCATGGGGATGGTCGAGGGTATGCATCCCAAGCGCAAGCTACCGCTCACTGATCAGCCCTGA
- a CDS encoding adenylate/guanylate cyclase domain-containing protein, which yields MQCSSCQADNDNSHKFCGQCGTPLPRPCGACGFENPPTGRFCGGCGTNLEGEAAATPAQKEQLQETASSGPERRHLTVMFCDLVGSTDLSVKFDPEDLRDIITSFQTCCEQVIRKHQGYVARYMGDGLLSYFGYPSASEYDAEYAVRAGLEIIEAVSKLDPGHGIRLQTRVGIASGNVIVGDVIGDGRGYREETVVGETPNLAARLQGLAPPDGLVTSSHTQRLVGGLFEYEDMGSHQLKGFDKPVPVFRISGESMVESRFEAARNSQDNGTTYGREGELGLLQRTWQQAKSGTGQLVLVSGEAGIGKSQLLENFRSELSKAKVDVLRMYGSPHALSTPLHPIINLLRRKAGIQHSQTPEEQLELLKAFALPRGFPDEELPLLASLVGISADAGYDLPPMPPPEQKFRTMHALTQMIARAANSTPVVVIMEDLHWLDASSLDFIEQLTFVIDRLPVLILATARPEFSAPWQSAAHAHSLIINRLTEVAARDIMSQVSGGKDLPEEISAHILSKAEGVPLYVQELTRAVLEGPYVEEQDDRFILTGNFHPEAIPETLQDSLMARLDRMAPVKEVAQIASVLGREFQLSVLLSITAQPENIVQDALTQLVDADIIVRRGMEPHVSYLFKHALLQDSAYNALLRSRRRQIHAQIAMSLKDNFPTHIEERPELLAHHYTGAEMCDAGFDAWHDASQYSLRKFAHREVCDNLQRGLEQCEKLEDRNARRHTEFEMRSLLGSALMVSKGPGDKEVGEAYGEAVNFAEQHPDLANTFPAQFGLCRFLWASGELNKAVDMARKLSGAASEKRDPGHYMATHVLLGISLWHAGHNDQALENLDRVCNCYQMQRDAGLFFTYMMDFGVFGNFYRSLALQSLGRTEEAIVAAQTSLDFARKLDNPHEIGFGLLANFIGATLRREWHQVLALTGECIEFSSAQGFPEFVALARACQGVAQVQLLDPTITSQAIESAIEDWKGTGFNAWLPWLYGLLAESALELGDYDCARKSLANAQIYMEHQNERQVESMLSGLEQKLTGNTSPA from the coding sequence ATGCAATGTTCCTCATGCCAAGCCGACAACGACAACAGCCACAAATTTTGTGGCCAGTGCGGCACGCCGCTGCCCCGGCCTTGTGGTGCCTGCGGTTTTGAGAACCCGCCCACGGGACGTTTTTGTGGCGGCTGTGGCACGAACCTTGAAGGTGAAGCGGCAGCGACACCGGCACAGAAAGAGCAGCTCCAGGAAACCGCGAGTAGCGGACCGGAGCGACGCCATCTGACAGTCATGTTCTGTGACCTCGTGGGCTCCACCGATCTCTCGGTGAAGTTTGATCCCGAAGACCTGCGGGACATCATCACCAGCTTCCAGACCTGCTGTGAGCAGGTGATCCGCAAACACCAGGGCTATGTCGCTCGGTATATGGGCGATGGTCTGCTCAGCTACTTTGGCTACCCTTCCGCCAGCGAATACGACGCCGAATACGCAGTCCGTGCGGGGCTTGAAATTATCGAGGCTGTTTCGAAACTGGACCCCGGCCACGGCATCCGACTGCAGACACGGGTCGGCATTGCCAGTGGCAACGTAATTGTCGGCGATGTGATTGGCGACGGTCGCGGCTATCGCGAGGAAACCGTGGTAGGCGAGACGCCAAACCTTGCGGCACGCCTCCAGGGTCTCGCGCCTCCCGACGGGCTGGTAACGTCTTCGCACACCCAGCGCCTGGTCGGCGGCCTGTTCGAATACGAAGATATGGGCAGTCATCAACTGAAGGGCTTCGACAAGCCGGTACCCGTTTTCCGTATATCGGGTGAGTCCATGGTAGAAAGCCGCTTCGAGGCGGCCCGCAACAGCCAAGACAACGGCACCACCTACGGCCGCGAAGGCGAACTGGGCCTGCTACAACGCACCTGGCAGCAAGCGAAATCCGGCACGGGCCAGTTGGTCCTGGTATCCGGTGAGGCGGGCATCGGCAAATCACAACTGCTGGAAAACTTTCGCTCGGAGCTAAGCAAGGCAAAAGTTGATGTGCTGCGCATGTACGGCTCACCACATGCTCTATCTACACCGCTTCACCCCATTATCAACCTGCTCAGGCGCAAGGCCGGGATTCAACACTCCCAGACACCAGAAGAGCAGTTAGAGCTGCTCAAGGCTTTTGCCCTGCCGCGAGGTTTCCCGGACGAAGAGCTCCCACTACTGGCATCACTAGTGGGCATCTCGGCGGACGCTGGCTACGACTTGCCACCCATGCCACCCCCGGAACAGAAGTTCCGCACCATGCACGCGCTTACTCAGATGATCGCCCGGGCCGCCAATTCAACACCCGTTGTCGTTATCATGGAAGACCTGCATTGGCTGGATGCCAGCTCGTTGGATTTCATCGAGCAACTCACTTTCGTGATCGACAGACTACCGGTACTTATCCTGGCGACGGCGCGGCCTGAATTCAGCGCCCCGTGGCAAAGTGCAGCCCACGCCCACAGCCTCATTATCAATCGGCTGACGGAAGTCGCAGCGCGAGACATCATGAGCCAGGTCAGCGGCGGCAAAGATCTCCCGGAAGAGATCAGCGCTCACATTCTCAGCAAGGCGGAGGGGGTACCACTCTACGTCCAGGAACTGACGAGAGCAGTTTTGGAGGGCCCTTATGTAGAGGAACAGGACGACCGCTTTATCCTGACTGGCAATTTCCACCCTGAAGCCATACCCGAAACCCTACAAGACTCCTTGATGGCACGCCTTGACCGCATGGCACCGGTCAAGGAAGTGGCACAAATTGCTTCCGTGCTGGGCCGGGAATTCCAGCTCTCGGTCCTCCTGTCCATCACAGCACAACCTGAGAACATTGTGCAGGATGCCCTCACCCAATTGGTGGACGCTGATATCATCGTGCGCCGCGGCATGGAACCGCATGTGTCTTACCTGTTCAAGCACGCGCTGCTACAGGATTCTGCGTACAACGCCTTACTGCGCAGCCGCAGGCGTCAGATTCACGCCCAGATCGCGATGAGCCTGAAGGACAATTTCCCAACCCACATCGAAGAGCGCCCCGAACTTCTGGCACACCACTACACCGGTGCCGAGATGTGCGATGCCGGTTTCGACGCCTGGCACGACGCCAGCCAATACTCACTGCGTAAATTCGCCCACCGCGAGGTCTGCGACAACCTGCAGCGCGGCCTGGAACAGTGCGAAAAACTCGAAGATCGCAATGCGCGCCGACACACAGAATTCGAGATGAGATCACTGCTGGGTTCGGCATTGATGGTCAGCAAGGGACCGGGCGACAAAGAAGTGGGCGAGGCCTACGGCGAGGCGGTGAACTTCGCCGAGCAACACCCGGATCTGGCCAACACTTTCCCAGCGCAATTCGGGCTCTGTCGCTTTCTATGGGCGTCAGGTGAATTGAACAAGGCCGTGGATATGGCGCGCAAGCTGTCCGGTGCCGCCAGTGAGAAACGCGACCCGGGGCACTATATGGCGACCCATGTACTACTGGGCATCAGCCTCTGGCATGCGGGCCATAACGATCAAGCCCTGGAAAATCTGGACAGGGTCTGCAACTGCTATCAGATGCAGCGCGATGCGGGATTGTTCTTTACCTACATGATGGACTTTGGCGTATTCGGTAACTTCTATCGCTCCCTCGCACTTCAATCTCTGGGGCGCACTGAAGAAGCCATCGTCGCCGCCCAAACCTCGCTGGATTTCGCGCGCAAGCTCGATAACCCGCACGAGATCGGCTTCGGTCTTTTGGCCAACTTCATTGGCGCCACCTTGCGCCGTGAATGGCACCAGGTATTGGCACTCACTGGCGAGTGCATCGAATTTTCCAGCGCCCAGGGATTCCCTGAATTTGTCGCCCTGGCGCGGGCTTGCCAGGGTGTAGCGCAGGTTCAGTTACTGGATCCAACCATCACCAGTCAGGCCATAGAAAGCGCGATTGAGGATTGGAAAGGGACGGGGTTCAATGCCTGGCTACCCTGGCTCTACGGCCTGCTTGCAGAGTCGGCGCTCGAATTAGGAGACTACGATTGCGCCAGAAAGAGCCTTGCCAATGCTCAGATCTACATGGAACACCAGAACGAACGACAAGTCGAATCGATGCTCTCCGGGCTTGAGCAGAAACTTACGGGGAACACCTCTCCCGCCTGA